In Carassius gibelio isolate Cgi1373 ecotype wild population from Czech Republic chromosome B2, carGib1.2-hapl.c, whole genome shotgun sequence, a single genomic region encodes these proteins:
- the LOC127950859 gene encoding apoptosis regulator Bcl-2-like isoform X2: MAQENVFDNRSIVVKYIHHKLWKKGYVWEVNGHDDGVSNGLMMERQEDRGSRHDPCSALHTVLRDAGDELERLYQSDFAEMSKQLHITSITAQQRFTAVIDELFRDGVNWGRIIAFFEFGGTVCVECVNKEMTAHVDNIAGWMTEYLNGPLHAWIQENGGWFQTFQFW, encoded by the exons ATGGCACAGGAGAATGTGTTTGATAACCGCAGTATAGTGGTGAAATACATCCACCATAAGCTCTGGAAGAAGGGGTACGTGTGGGAAGTGAACGGACACGATGACGGTGTCTCGAATGGACTGATGATGGAGAGGCAGGAGGACCGCGGCTCCCGTCACGACCCGTGCAGCGCTCTCCACACGGTGCTACGGGACGCGGGGGACGAACTGGAGCGGCTTTATCAGTCGGACTTCGCGGAGATGTCCAAACAGCTGCATATCACGTCAATCACGGCGCAGCAGCGCTTCACCGCGGTCATAGACGAGCTGTTCAGGGACGGCGTGAACTGGGGCAGAATCATCGCTTTTTTCGAGTTTGGAGGGACCGTTTGCGTCGAATGCGTGAATAAGGAAATGACGGCGCATGTGGATAACATCGCGGGCTGGATGACCGAGTATCTGAACGGGCCGCTGCACGCCTGGATCCAGGAGAACGGCGGCTGG TTTCAGACTTTCCAATTTTGGTGA
- the LOC127951064 gene encoding 3-ketodihydrosphingosine reductase, whose product MSSEEALGSTLSNWLSFNSWWLLLPFVMLLVVAAFIVAFVLLLYMISPLISPKPLKLNGAHVVVTGGSSGIGKCIAMECYRHGAFITLVARDEHKLVQAKKEVEKCAINDKQVVLCISVDVSKDYNQVESVIKQAQEKLGPVDMLVNCAGTSISGKFEEVEVDRFKKLMEVNYLGSVYPTRAVVTTMKERRMGRIMFVSSQAGQIGLFGYTAYSPSKFALRGLAEALQMEMKPYNIYVTVAYPPDTDTPGFAEENKTKPLETKLISETAGVCQPEQVAKIVVKDAVQGNFTSSFGPDGYMLSALTCGMSPVTSITEGLQQIVTMGLFRTIALFYLGSFDSIVRRCMIQREQSKAADKRDKRE is encoded by the exons ATGTCCTCTGAAGAGGCTCTCGGCTCCACGCTCTCAAACTGGCTCTCCTTTAACTCCTGGTGGCTGCTTCTGCCTTTCGTGATGCTCCTGGTAGTGGCTGCTTTCATCGTGGCCTTCGTGCTGCTGCTGTACATGATATCCCCGTTAATAAGCCCCAAACCGCTCAAACTGAACGGGGCCCATGTGGTG GTGACCGGAGGCAGCAGTGGGATCGGGAAGTGTATTGCCATGGAATGCTACAGACATGGTGCCTTCATCACCCTGGTGGCACGAGATGAG CACAAACTGGTTCAAGCCAAGAAAGAGGTGGAGAAATGTGCCATAAATGATAAGCAG GTGGTGCTTTGCATTTCTGTTGATGTGTCGAAGGACTACAACCAGGTGGAGAGCGTCATTAAACAA GCTCAAGAGAAGCTGGGTCCTGTGGACATGCTGGTCAATTGTGCTGGGACGTCTATATCTGGGAAGTTTGAGGAAGTGGAAGTCGACCGCTTCAAG AAACTGATGGAGGTGAACTATCTGGGCAGTGTTTACCCCACCCGGGCAGTGGTCACCACCATGAAGGAAAGGCGGATGGGCCGCATCATGTTTGTGTCGTCTCAGGCAGGGCAGATCGGCCTCTTTGGCTACACGGCTTACTCACCGTCCAAATTCGCCCTGCGTGGTCTGGCTGAGGCCTTACAGATGGAG ATGAAGCCCTATAATATCTATGTGACTGTGGCGTATCCTCCAGACACTGACACTCCAGGTTTTGCGGAAGAGAATAAGACTAAG CCTCTGGAGACTAAGTTGATTTCAGAAACCGCTGGAGTCTGTCAGCCTGAGCAAGTAGCAAAGATTGTAGTGAAGGATGCAGTG CAGGGAAATTTCACCAGCTCATTTGGACCTGATGGCTACATGCTGTCAGCGCTGACCTGTGGGATGTCCCCGGTTACCTCCATCACTGAGGGGCTGCAGCAG ATTGTGACGATGGGGTTGTTCCGCACCATCGCTCTCTTCTACCTGGGCAGCTTCGACAGCATCGTCCGCCGCTGCATGATCCAGAGAGAACAGTCCAAAGCAGCAGACAAGAGGGACAAGAGGGAGTAG
- the LOC127951341 gene encoding vacuolar protein sorting-associated protein 4B isoform X2: protein MAANNNNNLQKAIDLASKAAQEDKAENYEEALRLYQHAVQYFLHVVKYEAQGDKAKQSIRAKCAEYLDRAEKLKEYLKKKEKAPAKPVKESQSSDKGTESDGEDDPEKKKFQNQLSGAIVMEKPNIKWNDVAGLEGAKEALKEAVILPIKFPHLFTGKRTPWRGILLFGPPGTGKSYLAKAVATEANNSTFFSISSSDLVSKWLGESEKLVKNLFTLAREHKPSIIFIDEIDSLCGSRSENESEAARRIKTEFLVQMQGVGNDNEGILVLGATNIPWTLDSAIRRRFEKRIYIPLPEEHARGFMFKLNLGSTPNSLTESDFMTLGKKTDGYSGADISVIVRDALMQPVRKVQSATHFKRVRGPSRSDPNVIVDDLLTPCSPGDPQAIEMTWMEVPGEKLLEPIVSMPDMLRSLSNTKPTVNEQDLEKLKKFTEDFGQEG, encoded by the exons ATGGctgccaacaacaacaacaacttacaG AAAGCTATAGATTTGGCCAGTAAGGCAGCTCAGGAGGACAAGGCTGAAAACTATGAAGAAGCCCTTCGTCTTTATCAACATGCTGTTCAATATTTCTTGCACGTTGTCAAAT aTGAAGCACAGGGTGATAAGGCCAAACAAAGCATTCGGGCCAAATGTGCTGAATATTTAGACCGGGCTGAGAAGCTGAAAGAATACTTGAAGAAGAAAGAGAAAGCCCCGGCGAAACCGGTGAAGGAGTCTCAGTCCAGTGACAAAGG GACTGAAAGTGATGGGGAAGATGATCCAGAGAAAAAGAAATTTCAGAATCAACTCTCAG GAGCCATTGTCATGGAGAAGCCAAACATTAAATGGAACGATGTTGCTGGGTTGGAAGGGGCCAAAGAGGCTTTGAAAGAAGCCGTCATTCTGCCAATCAAATTCCCACATCTCTTCACAG GTAAAAGAACTCCCTGGAGGGGCATCCTTCTCTTCGGGCCTCCTGGAACGGGCAAATCTTACCTGGCCAAAGCAGTAGCGACAGAAGCCAACAACTCCACCTTCTTCTCCATCTCCTCGTCAGACCTGGTGTCCAAGTGGCTGGGAGAGAGTGAAAA GCTGGTGAAGAATTTGTTCACTTTGGCTCGAGAGCACAAGCCCTCCATCATCTTCATCGATGAGATCGATTCACTCTGCGGCTCCAGGAGCGAGAATGAAAGTGAAGCAGCTCGCAGAATCAAGACTGAGTTTCTGGTTCAGATGCAAG GTGTTGGTAATGACAACGAAGGGATTCTGGTGCTGGGAGCCACAAACATCCCCTGGACGCTGGATTCTGCCATCAGAAGACG ATTTGAGAAACGCATCTACATTCCTTTGCCGGAAGAGCACGCTCGTGGATTCATGTTCAAGCTGAATCTGGGCAGCACACCGAACAGTCTCACTGAATCAGACTTCATGACTCTGGGCAAGAAGACGGACGGTTACTCTGGTGCTGACATCAGCGTCATCGTCAGAGATGCCCTCATGCAGCCCGTCAGGAAGGTTCAGTCCGCCACTCACTTCAAACGG GTACGAGGACCATCAAGAAGTGACCCCAATGTCATAGTCGATGACCTTTTAACCCCTTGCTCCCCAGGTGATCCACAGGCTATTGAAATGACATGGATGGAAGTCCCTGGAGAGAAACTTTTGGAGCCAATTGTTTCCATG CCAGACATGCTGAGGTCCCTCTCCAACACAAAGCCCACTGTCAATGAGCAGGATCTGGAGAAGCTGAAAAAGTTCACAGAGGACTTTGGACAGGAGGGCTGA